Below is a window of Arabidopsis thaliana chromosome 2, partial sequence DNA.
GAATCTGCTCGAATACTACTACTATCCGTGTCATACAAATCATCTCTCTTCTTGCTAGAGGTAAGCTCTTCTTTCTTAGTCAACACCTTTTCAAGATTAGGTTCAACAGTAGCAGCAGTTTGTGTAACATCAATCAAACGTTGTATAACTTCACATTGATCAGCATCATACCGCGCCCGCGAACGTTGCAACTCAAGTTGCAGTTTCTCCTCCTCGGTTTTAAGCGCTTCGCAGAACCCCATGTTCGGGTATGAACGAGAGAGCGTCTTCTTTAAAACCGATGTAGCAGCTTCTCTAGTAGAttcttgtttcaaaataaCATCTTGCACCTTTCTATCCTCTTCATCAAGAGTATACTCACGCTGATCACGTTCAATAGCTTCTAGCCTCTCCTGCATAACAAATCATTATAACTAtggcaacaacaaaaagaacaagaaaccaGTAAACAATGCAAGCGAATTTACCCGAATCCGAGCATTATCCGCCATATTTATTAGTGGAACGATCTTGAGAAACAGATCAATCTCATTCTGAGCTTTTTCAAACTGGTTAACAATGTTCCAGCCCATAGCCAACAAGTAAAGATAACTTTTTTCTTGACAACTTTTGACTAAAATGTAAGATCTTCTAAGAGCATCATCAAGTCCTTGAAGCGGCTCAAGAATCTCTGAACGTTGATTCATCTCAGAGTTTTTAATCTGCTCTAGCAAATTACGGATGAGCTTAAGATGGTGAGCGAATTGACGACAATTCTTCTTGTGCATTCGAGCTGTATTCGCAGCGTTTACTATCATTCCAATCAGTTTCAGAGCGTCTATGCCTGTAAGCTGAGCCACTGACGCAATTTCTCCTAACTGATCCCATGAATTAGCCATTTCTCTTCCTAACCAAAAACagctcaaaaactcaaattttgaGACCTAAAACGAAGCAGAACATAAGAAAGTTTGAGACTTTTACCTCGTGTGAACAGATTCTGATTATGAATAACAAAGAGATTTGAAGTTACCAAGGAATCACATTATGGTTCGACTGCGACAATAAAATTCTCTACTACGTTAAAGATCTTCAAAACAGAGAacattttaagaatttttttcttaaagtgaAAATTTTATCTGTTTAAGTGTAAACTCATCggagaaaaaaatgtttcttggAGAGTGAAATCAAAGTGAACAAACATGGAAAATCAtagaaatttagaatatttttgtaagaGAGGAGATAGTGTTGAAATGCTTCACCTCATAGGTTGAAGAAAGTCAAGAATTACAGAGATGGTACTTGTGGAGAAGGTATTAGTCTTGGAACGAGAGGTCAAAGTgattatccaaaaaaagaagaagaaaataagaagatagTGGAGTAGCTAATGTGATCGTGAGAGTACACGAGTCACGAGAGTTTCGGTGATGGTTTGGTCGTATTATCGAATGTagattattcttttttcactGCCACGTCGGAGTCTGCTTGCACGAGTTGCAAATTACGAATTAGCCATTCTACCGCGTTTAGCTTTACGCGTGAGTTTTTAgctaaatatttattttgaaaaaaagtgtaaaacaTGCAGCCATCATCGTTAAGCATCATCCATCAACGTAGCTTGCACCACTTATGGtaaatcaaactcatcatcattgttCTTATTACGTTACTTTTCATTTCCCGTTCTTTATCACTTAGTTAACTCGTTATATCATTATCTCATTACCTTTATAATCTTGTCACAAGCAcctataacaaacaaattaaacgtTTAGTCCCTCGAACCAATTAACAAACTTTGTACCGtaccaaaaactcaaattcatCCCTAATCGGTATTTAACCCTTCGTGATAACTATCTTCCATCATTTGATAAAACAACTAATTCTTTTTCACGTGTCTCATTTGGTTTGCCTCAGACATATCACTAAGCACACTTGCTAGTTTGTACCGTTGTATGATGTTTCCTGCTTAGCTATCGTTAGGAAGAGAAGGGTTCTCTATATGTAGATTTTAAACCAAGAATAACAATCTCCTGATAATATGCTAAACTGTATttccacaaaacaaacatgtgAACAATGTCTAATAGAACTAAGAGATATCTCGGAAACTAGTATGATGCATAGATGTCTTCGTAGTAGCTGTCAaaaaactctcttcttcttcgagacCTCTTCTTTAATGGAAAGATTCTCTCTGGATCACCACAAGGATGGATTGCTAAATCACCAACGTGTTCTGACAGTTCTCTCGAATCATCCTCCGACGACCAAAGTCTAGTAATGCTGGACAAATCACCTTCATGCTCCAAAACATGTTCGATCTTGCAGGTGAAAGTGCAGAACTTGGAATTAATCCCTTGGACATGTTTAGTGCAACCTTCTGTATTTCTTACACAGTCTCTCCATGGCCTCAACATTATAAACTGCTTCCCTCCAACGTAACCATGattctgtaaaaaaaatatcaatcatgtGTTTAAATAAATTACCTTTAGAGAAATTGGTGGATGAGAACAATTTGTCTATTTTGTTACTTGAATTTGGGAACAATCAAAGAGATCAGAGATTTGGTTCAGTTCAAAGGCGTTAAGATCAAGCATGGTGCACACCTGCACTGATTCAAAGATGCAAAATTTATgataaagtaatatatataattagggcatatagaaaaaaattagaacaTACTTGAACATGAGGTTGAATATGGTTGGGATCTATGCCCTCGGGGCACACTACGTCGCAGGACTCGAACCTGAAGATGTTTTTTCGGAAACCACAAGTATGCTTTTGGTAGTTTCCATCTAAGTCTTCCTCTGTCAATACTTGAAACCATCTCGGTTTACTCATCATAAATCTATGAGGAGAAGCgatg
It encodes the following:
- the MCA2 gene encoding PLAC8 family protein (mid1-complementing activity 2 (MCA2); BEST Arabidopsis thaliana protein match is: PLAC8 family protein (TAIR:AT4G35920.2); Has 35333 Blast hits to 34131 proteins in 2444 species: Archae - 798; Bacteria - 22429; Metazoa - 974; Fungi - 991; Plants - 531; Viruses - 0; Other Eukaryotes - 9610 (source: NCBI BLink).), with translation MANSWDQLGEIASVAQLTGIDALKLIGMIVNAANTARMHKKNCRQFAHHLKLIRNLLEQIKNSEMNQRSEILEPLQGLDDALRRSYILVKSCQEKSYLYLLAMGWNIVNQFEKAQNEIDLFLKIVPLINMADNARIRERLEAIERDQREYTLDEEDRKVQDVILKQESTREAATSVLKKTLSRSYPNMGFCEALKTEEEKLQLELQRSRARYDADQCEVIQRLIDVTQTAATVEPNLEKVLTKKEELTSSKKRDDLYDTDSSSIRADSRSTSYVSSGHELLSGRSLQHRGNWHADLLDCCSEPCLCKPSHSVFI
- the MCA2 gene encoding PLAC8 family protein (mid1-complementing activity 2 (MCA2); CONTAINS InterPro DOMAIN/s: Protein of unknown function Cys-rich (InterPro:IPR006461); BEST Arabidopsis thaliana protein match is: PLAC8 family protein (TAIR:AT4G35920.2); Has 35333 Blast hits to 34131 proteins in 2444 species: Archae - 798; Bacteria - 22429; Metazoa - 974; Fungi - 991; Plants - 531; Viruses - 0; Other Eukaryotes - 9610 (source: NCBI BLink).) — translated: MANSWDQLGEIASVAQLTGIDALKLIGMIVNAANTARMHKKNCRQFAHHLKLIRNLLEQIKNSEMNQRSEILEPLQGLDDALRRSYILVKSCQEKSYLYLLAMGWNIVNQFEKAQNEIDLFLKIVPLINMADNARIRERLEAIERDQREYTLDEEDRKVQDVILKQESTREAATSVLKKTLSRSYPNMGFCEALKTEEEKLQLELQRSRARYDADQCEVIQRLIDVTQTAATVEPNLEKVLTKKEELTSSKKRDDLYDTDSSSIRADSRSTSYVSSGHELLSGRSLQHRGNWHADLLDCCSEPCLCLKTLFFPCGTLAKISTVATSRQISSTEVCKNLIVYSLILSCCCYTCCIRKKLRKTLNITGGCIDDFLSHLMCCCCALVQELREVEIHRASYGKIYTFTDILTYF
- a CDS encoding zinc-binding protein-like protein (zinc-binding protein-related; Has 67 Blast hits to 67 proteins in 11 species: Archae - 0; Bacteria - 0; Metazoa - 0; Fungi - 0; Plants - 67; Viruses - 0; Other Eukaryotes - 0 (source: NCBI BLink).) yields the protein MSKPRWFQVLTEEDLDGNYQKHTCGFRKNIFRFESCDVVCPEGIDPNHIQPHVQVCTMLDLNAFELNQISDLFDCSQIQNHGYVGGKQFIMLRPWRDCVRNTEGCTKHVQGINSKFCTFTCKIEHVLEHEGDLSSITRLWSSEDDSRELSEHVGDLAIHPCGDPERIFPLKKRSRRRREFFDSYYEDIYASY
- the MCA2 gene encoding PLAC8 family protein (mid1-complementing activity 2 (MCA2); CONTAINS InterPro DOMAIN/s: Protein of unknown function Cys-rich (InterPro:IPR006461); BEST Arabidopsis thaliana protein match is: PLAC8 family protein (TAIR:AT4G35920.2); Has 35333 Blast hits to 34131 proteins in 2444 species: Archae - 798; Bacteria - 22429; Metazoa - 974; Fungi - 991; Plants - 531; Viruses - 0; Other Eukaryotes - 9610 (source: NCBI BLink).), whose amino-acid sequence is MANSWDQLGEIASVAQLTGIDALKLIGMIVNAANTARMHKKNCRQFAHHLKLIRNLLEQIKNSEMNQRSEILEPLQGLDDALRRSYILVKSCQEKSYLYLLAMGWNIVNQFEKAQNEIDLFLKIVPLINMADNARIRERLEAIERDQREYTLDEEDRKVQDVILKQESTREAATSVLKKTLSRSYPNMGFCEALKTEEEKLQLELQRSRARYDADQCEVIQRLIDVTQTAATVEPNLEKVLTKKEELTSSKKRDDLYDTDSSSIRADSRSTSYVSSGHELLSGRSLQHRGNWHADLLDCCSEPCLCLKTLFFPCGTLAKISTVATSRQISSTEVCKNLIVYSLILSCCCYTCCIRKKLRKTLNITGGCIDDFLSHLMCCCCALVQELREVEIHRASYEKSNKEMSPPTPQFMEE
- the MCA2 gene encoding PLAC8 family protein yields the protein MANSWDQLGEIASVAQLTGIDALKLIGMIVNAANTARMHKKNCRQFAHHLKLIRNLLEQIKNSEMNQRSEILEPLQGLDDALRRSYILVKSCQEKSYLYLLAMGWNIVNQFEKAQNEIDLFLKIVPLINMADNARIRERLEAIERDQREYTLDEEDRKVQDVILKQESTREAATSVLKKTLSRSYPNMGFCEALKTEEEKLQLELQRSRARYDADQCEVIQRLIDVTQTAATVEPNLEKVLTKKEELTSSKKRDDLYDTDSSSIRADSRSTSYVSSGHELLSGRSLQHRGNWHADLLDCCSEPCLCLKTLFFPCGTLAKISTVATSRQISSTEVCKNLIVYSLILSCCCYTCCIRKKLRKTLNITVHQLNLYFLKVVMLRFLRMS
- the MCA2 gene encoding PLAC8 family protein (mid1-complementing activity 2 (MCA2); CONTAINS InterPro DOMAIN/s: Protein of unknown function Cys-rich (InterPro:IPR006461); BEST Arabidopsis thaliana protein match is: PLAC8 family protein (TAIR:AT4G35920.2); Has 737 Blast hits to 732 proteins in 87 species: Archae - 0; Bacteria - 17; Metazoa - 44; Fungi - 45; Plants - 605; Viruses - 0; Other Eukaryotes - 26 (source: NCBI BLink).), coding for MANSWDQLGEIASVAQLTGIDALKLIGMIVNAANTARMHKKNCRQFAHHLKLIRNLLEQIKNSEMNQRSEILEPLQGLDDALRRSYILVKSCQEKSYLYLLAMGWNIVNQFEKAQNEIDLFLKIVPLINMADNARIRERLEAIERDQREYTLDEEDRKVQDVILKQESTREAATSVLKKTLSRSYPNMGFCEALKTEEEKLQLELQRSRARYDADQCEVIQRLIDVTQTAATVEPNLEKVLTKKEELTSSKKRDDLYDTDSSSIRADSRSTSYVSSGHELLSGRSLQHRGNWHADLLDCCSEPCLCLKTLFFPCGTLAKISTVATSRQISSTEVCKNLIVYSLILSCCCYTCCIRKKLRKTLNITGGCIDDFLSHLMCCCCALVQELREVEIHRASYGTEKSNKEMSPPTPQFMEE